The Seriola aureovittata isolate HTS-2021-v1 ecotype China chromosome 3, ASM2101889v1, whole genome shotgun sequence genome includes a region encoding these proteins:
- the LOC130163722 gene encoding persephin, giving the protein MRSLLKLAVILFCVQRGEGHWLRSLIDQKRETASPHTSPNEDKRSRYPADEDSQTEASGVGPSPHPSIPIPVRSRRSTTESPCGLRSILLQVRDLGLGYDSDETVLFKYCGGKCPRVLSNHDLTLTNLLVSGVLPHPAPGELWHNAPCCRPTHHEDMAFLDNSHRWHKVEKLSAAGCSCVG; this is encoded by the exons ATGAGGTCCCTACTGAAGCTGGCTGTGATTCTGTTTTGTGTCCAGAGGGGAGAAGGCCACTGGCTGAGATCACTGATCG ATCAGAAACGAGAAACAGCATCTCCACACACGTCTCCAAATGAGGACAAAAGAAGCAGATATCCAGCTGATGAGGACAGCCAAACAGAAGCTTCTGGAGTCGGGCCATCACCCCATCCCAGCATCCCGATCCCAGTCCGGTCACGCCGCTCGACGACTGAGTCCCCATGCGGCCTGCGCTCCATCCTGCTGCAGGTTCGAGACCTGGGGCTGGGCTACGACTCGGACGAGACTGTCCTCTTCAAGTACTGCGGCGGGAAGTGTCCCCGGGTTCTGTCCAACCACGACCTCACCCTCACTAACCTGCTGGTCAGTGGGGTGCTCCCACACCCGGCGCCCGGGGAGCTGTGGCACAACGCGCCCTGCTGCAGGCCCACCCACCACGAGGACATGGCCTTCCTCGATAACTCGCACCGCTGGCACAAGGTGGAGAAGCTGTCGGCAGCGGGCTGCAGCTGTGTGGGCTAG
- the gtf3aa gene encoding general transcription factor IIIAa, translating to METKPELYKRFICSFTDCSAAYNKQWKLDAHLCKHTGVKPYKCEHDGCSKSFCSPYHLARHDLSHSGVKPFTCTVDDCAEAFTTNTNRTRHINRAHSQEQKKYVCKFEGCGLEFRKHKQLKAHMCEQHTQLPPYQCTYEGCQMRFAFPSKLKRHEKVHRGYPCKEEGCTFTGKTWTEHLKHRKEQHRRILKCDQCSKVFRDSWFLQQHQHVHSETRVVFKCPRDGCDRSFTTTFNLQSHISSFHEELQPFACTHAGCGKTFAMRQSLQRHSVVHDPERRKQRKPNPKRSLASRLSGYSDTKRVICKKRQKPESNRGSEKEKKTDPPTPVELVSLLQDTSLLCSPAVDTHGLTNALTTPLTV from the coding sequence ATGGAAACTAAACCGGAACTGTATAAACGTTTCATCTGCTCGTTTACCGACTGCTCGGCGGCTTATAACAAACAGTGGAAACTGGACGCTCACTTGTGTAAACACACGGGGGTGAAGCCGTACAAGTGTGAGCACGACGGCTGCAGCAAGTCCTTCTGCAGCCCCTATCACCTGGCAAGACATGACCTCAGCCACAGCGGTGTGAAGCCTTTTACCTGCACCGTGGACGACTGTGCTGAGGCcttcaccacaaacacaaaccggACCAGACACATCAACCGCGCTCACTCCCAGGAGCAGAAGAAGTATGTGTGTAAGTTTGAGGGCTGTGGGCTCGAGTTCAGGAAGCACAAGCAGCTAAAGGCTCACATGTGtgagcagcacacacagctgcccCCTTATCAGTGCACTTATGAAGGCTGCCAGATGAGATTCGCTTTCCCCAGCAAGCTGAAGCGACATGAGAAGGTGCACAGAGGTTACCCCTGCAAGGAGGAGGGCTGCACCTTCACAGGAAAGACGTGGACTGAGCACCTGAAGCACAGGAAGGAGCAGCACAGGCGCATCCTGAAGTGTGACCAGTGCAGCAAGGTGTTCAGGGACTCTTGgttcctgcagcagcatcagcacGTCCACTCTGAGACGCGGGTTGTTTTCAAGTGCCCCAGGGACGGATGTGACAGGTCATTCACCACGACCTTCAACCTGCAGAGTCACATCAGCTCCTTCCACGAGGAGCTGCAGCCCTTCGCCTGCACACACGCAGGCTGCGGGAAAACCTTCGCCATGAGGCAGAGCCTCCAGCGTCACAGTGTTGTCCACGACccggagaggaggaaacagaggaaacctAATCCCAAAAGATCCCTTGCTTCCAGGTTAAGCGGTTACAGTGACACAAAGAGAGTGATCTGCAAAAAGCGCCAGAAGCCTGAATCAAACAGAGggtctgaaaaagagaaaaagactgaCCCACCTACACCTGTTGAGTTGGTGTCCCTCCTGCAGGATACGTCCTTGCTGTGCAGCCCTGCTGTGGACACACATGGACTCACTAATGCCCTCACTACACCTTTAACTGTGTAG
- the yju2b gene encoding probable splicing factor YJU2B — protein MGERKGTNKYYPPDFDPAKHGSLNGYHKTHALRERARKLSQGILIIRFEMPYNIWCDGCKNHIGMGVRYNAEKKKVGNYYTTPIYRFRMKCHLCVNYIEMQTDPATCDYVIVSGARRKEERWDMAENEQILTTERNEKEKLETDAMYKLDHGGKDKEKLRKALPSLSEIQDHQSGWKDDFQLNSTLRRKFRTEKKVQSEQEEKDNAVRMRTNLSIPLLPEKEEDKKLAALLTYQAPDSYEDKKHSKRREISSRSWFNSTSATPGGAAGSLLHKLGLQGKEVAVAKALSSSHSPLIRKRTGGLGAKTEPCATITRRKSDPGVSMCDGEVSKVAKTKEGSNTAVRPTRAGREVAETNDSVKTTEEVDKGSVKAEDFEKERDRSRGAVTSLVADYSDSDSDPGQ, from the exons ATG GGTGAGAGAAAAGGAACAAACAAATACTACCCTCCAGATTTTGACCCGGCCAAG catGGGTCACTCAATGGCTACCATAAAACTCATGCTCTCAGGGAGAGGGCCAGGAAACTGTCCCAGGGCATCCTCATTATCAg GTTTGAGATGCCCTACAACATCTGGTGTGATGGCTGCAAAAATCACATCGGCATGG GGGTCCGTTACaatgcagagaagaagaaagtgggGAACTACTACACCACGCCAATCTACAG GTTCAGGATGAAGTGCCACCTGTGTGTCAACTACATTGAGATGCAGACAGATCCGGCGACCTGCGACTACGTGATAGTGAGCGGGGCACGCCGGAAAGAGGAGCGGTGGGACATGGCTGAAAATGAGCAGATCCTCACCACAG AGCGGAACGAGAAGGAGAAGCTGGAGACGGACGCCATGTACAAGCTGGACCATGGTGGGAAAGACAAGGAAAAGCTTAGAAAGGCTCTGCCCTCTCTGTCGGAGATCCAGGACCACCAGTCTGGCTGGAAGGACGACTTCCAGCTCAACAGCACCCTCCGCAGGAAGTTCAGG ACCGAGAAGAAGGTTCAgtctgagcaggaggagaaggacaACGCAGTGAGGATGAGGACGAACCTGTCCATCCCTCTGCTgccagagaaggaggaggataAGAAACTGGCAGCACTACTCACCTACCAGGCACCTGACT CCTACGAGGACAAGAAGCACAGCAAGCGGAGAGAGATCTCCTCTCGTTCATGGTTCAACTCCACCTCGGCCACGCCAGGCGGCGCCGCAGGCAGCCTGCTCCATAAGCTGGGCCTGCAGGGGAAAGAAGTGGCGGTGGCCAAAGCCCTCAGCTCCTCACACAGCCCGCTGATCCGCAAACGCACGGGAGGACTCGGAGCCAAAACCGAACCCTGCGCCACCATCACCCGCAGGAAGTCCGACCCCGGAGTCAGCATGTGTGACGGAGAGGTTTCAAAGGTCGCTAAGACGAAGGAAGGCTCAAATACAGCGGTTAGACCAACACGAGCGGGTCGGGAAGTAGCAGAGACAAACGACAGTGttaaaaccacagaggaagtgGATAAGGGATCCGTAAAGGCAGAGGACTTTGAGAAGGAGCGGGACAGAAGCAGAGGAGCAGTCACGTCCCTGGTGGCAGATTACAGCGACTCGGATTCAGACCCTGGACAATGA